From the Carya illinoinensis cultivar Pawnee chromosome 4, C.illinoinensisPawnee_v1, whole genome shotgun sequence genome, one window contains:
- the LOC122306788 gene encoding NAC domain-containing protein 86-like isoform X1: MAPVSFPPGFRFHPTDEELVAYYLKRKINGREIELEVIPEVDLYKCEPWDLPGKSLLPSKDLEWYFFSPRDRKYPNGSRTNRATKAGYWKATGKDRKVNSQTRAVGMKKTLVYYRGRAPHGARTGWVMHEYRLDERECETASGLQDAYALCRVFKKSTTGPKIGEQHYPPITTNQLMTSEHSSSIDLYSEGRCEDLESSINYPMQYDSCSSSMLTGSSLDIMRTGTRTDGKWMQFLSEDAFNFTPPPLPNYETSVSYPPSKQVDIALECARLQHRFSLPPLEVKDHDHFSQAEFSDFRMSQSIPLHESTAHETDILQEILSVAQASQELINQSNLPDTWGGNYAPDDDFSFLIDRDTHNQAGDLSLYHERYIDKSWEDSSRIRTIQIGDLDEDLQTERLVAENLRWVGMSNKDLEENVMEEHKIVPIEDISSFRRREENDEFQGESGDNKSCKEFNDTEINMGLQPLEFINEDAPNENLQLDDGNTNREDYSSSPSFEVIEEVRVNHGMFISTRQVAKTFFHQTVPSQTVKIHLNPVMMSKFSIEKADNSQIGSDNKDSFFGKFKAVICMVALSLVHIYHVGGYMEEEKLIVDGFSASGKVLKGCSSNYMKYRNVRKRPARIEADDHRKKEHEVSVVIKTSEGGNSFSTFSKSTKIFLTVSLALCTVWANRIIYANA; the protein is encoded by the exons ATGGCTCCAGTTTCATTTCCTCCTGGTTTTAGGTTCCACCCCACCGACGAGGAACTCGTTGCTTACTACCTCAAAAGAAAGATTAATGGCCGTGAAATTGAATTGGAGGTCATCCCTGAAGTTGATCTCTACAAATGTGAACCATGGGACTTGCCGG GCAAGTCATTATTGCCGAGCAAAGATCTGGAGTGGTATTTCTTTAGTCCACGGGATCGCAAGTATCCCAATGGATCAAGGACTAATCGTGCAACAAAAGCTGGATATTGGAAAGCCACAGGGAAGGATCGAAAAGTGAACTCTCAGACGCGTGCTGTGGGAATGAAGAAAACCCTAGTTTACTACCGAGGGAGAGCACCTCACGGTGCTCGAACAGGTTGGGTTATGCATGAATACCGTCTGGACGAGAGAGAATGTGAAACTGCTTCAGGCTTGCAG GACGCATATGCGCTTTGTCGTGTGTTCAAGAAGAGTACAACTGGTCCCAAGATCGGAGAGCAGCATTATCCTCCCATAACTACCAATCAACTCATGACTAGCGAACACTCATCAAGCATTGATCTATATTCCGAGGGAAGATGCGAAGATTTGGAGAGCTCCATTAATTATCCAATGCAATATGATTCCTGCTCGTCCAGCATGCTAACTGGATCATCACTTGATATCATGAGGACTGGAACAAGAACAGATGGGAAATGGATGCAGTTCTTATCCGAAGATGCATTTAACTTCACACCTCCACCACTTCCAAATTATGAAACGTCCGTTTCATACCCTCCATCAAAG CAGGTTGATATAGCATTAGAGTGCGCGAGGTTGCAGCATCGATTCTCACTTCCTCCGTTGGAGGTTAAGGATCATGATCACTTCTCTCAAGCTGAATTCAGTGACTTCAGAATGTCACAGTCAATCCCCTTACATGAAAGTACTGCACATGAAACTGATATTTTGCAGGAAATCCTTTCTGTAGCTCAAGCTTCGCAGGAACTGATAAATCAATCCAACCTTCCGGACACATGGGGTGGAAATTATGCCCCTGatgatgatttttcttttctgattgACAGAGATACCCACAATCAAGCTGGTGACTTGAGTTTATATCATGAGAGATACATTGACAAGTCCTGGGAAGATTCAAGTAGAATTAGGACAATACAGATTGGAGATCTGGATGAAGATCTTCAGACAGAGAGGCTGGTAGCAGAGAACTTAAGATGGGTGGGAATGTCAAACAAAGATCTAGAGGAG AATGTTATGGAAGAACACAAGATTGTTCCAATAGAAGATATTTCAAGCTTccgaagaagagaagagaatgaCGAGTTTCAAG GAGAAAGCGGGGACAACAAAAGTTGTAAGGAATTCAATGACACAGAGATAAACATGGGTCTCCAGCCACTTGAATTCATCAACGAGGATGCACCAAATGAGAACTTGCAACTTGATGATGGAAACACGAATCGTGAAGATTATTCAAGTTCTCCAAGCTTCGAGGTCATTGAGGAAGTAAGAGTCAATCACGGAATGTTCATTTCAACTCGCCAGGTGGCCAAAACATTCTTTCACCAAACAGTGCCTTCGCAGACAGTTAAGATCCACCTAAACCCAGTGATGATGAGCAAGTTCTCAATTGAAAAGGCAGATAATTCCCAAATAGGATCAGATAATAAAGACTCTTTCTTTGGAAAGTTCAAGGCTGTCATCTGTATGGTCGCACTTTCTTTGGTGCACATATATCATGTTGGAGGATATATGGAGGAAGAGAAATTGATCGTGGATGGCTTTTCTGCATCTGGGAAAGTACTGAAAGGTTGCAGCTCTAACTATATGAAATACAGAAATGTCAGAAAAAGACCTGCAAGAATTGAGGCTGATGATCATAGGAAGAAAGAACATGAGGTTTCAGTGGTGATTAAAACGTCGGAAGGTGGGAATAGTTTTAGTACTTTTTCCAAAAGTACAAAGATTTTCCTCACCGTTTCTTTGGCTCTTTGTACCGTGTGGGCTAACCGCATTATATATGCCAACGCTtga
- the LOC122306788 gene encoding NAC domain-containing protein 86-like isoform X2: MAPVSFPPGFRFHPTDEELVAYYLKRKINGREIELEVIPEVDLYKCEPWDLPGKSLLPSKDLEWYFFSPRDRKYPNGSRTNRATKAGYWKATGKDRKVNSQTRAVGMKKTLVYYRGRAPHGARTGWVMHEYRLDERECETASGLQDAYALCRVFKKSTTGPKIGEQHYPPITTNQLMTSEHSSSIDLYSEGRCEDLESSINYPMQYDSCSSSMLTGSSLDIMRTGTRTDGKWMQFLSEDAFNFTPPPLPNYETSVSYPPSKVDIALECARLQHRFSLPPLEVKDHDHFSQAEFSDFRMSQSIPLHESTAHETDILQEILSVAQASQELINQSNLPDTWGGNYAPDDDFSFLIDRDTHNQAGDLSLYHERYIDKSWEDSSRIRTIQIGDLDEDLQTERLVAENLRWVGMSNKDLEENVMEEHKIVPIEDISSFRRREENDEFQGESGDNKSCKEFNDTEINMGLQPLEFINEDAPNENLQLDDGNTNREDYSSSPSFEVIEEVRVNHGMFISTRQVAKTFFHQTVPSQTVKIHLNPVMMSKFSIEKADNSQIGSDNKDSFFGKFKAVICMVALSLVHIYHVGGYMEEEKLIVDGFSASGKVLKGCSSNYMKYRNVRKRPARIEADDHRKKEHEVSVVIKTSEGGNSFSTFSKSTKIFLTVSLALCTVWANRIIYANA, translated from the exons ATGGCTCCAGTTTCATTTCCTCCTGGTTTTAGGTTCCACCCCACCGACGAGGAACTCGTTGCTTACTACCTCAAAAGAAAGATTAATGGCCGTGAAATTGAATTGGAGGTCATCCCTGAAGTTGATCTCTACAAATGTGAACCATGGGACTTGCCGG GCAAGTCATTATTGCCGAGCAAAGATCTGGAGTGGTATTTCTTTAGTCCACGGGATCGCAAGTATCCCAATGGATCAAGGACTAATCGTGCAACAAAAGCTGGATATTGGAAAGCCACAGGGAAGGATCGAAAAGTGAACTCTCAGACGCGTGCTGTGGGAATGAAGAAAACCCTAGTTTACTACCGAGGGAGAGCACCTCACGGTGCTCGAACAGGTTGGGTTATGCATGAATACCGTCTGGACGAGAGAGAATGTGAAACTGCTTCAGGCTTGCAG GACGCATATGCGCTTTGTCGTGTGTTCAAGAAGAGTACAACTGGTCCCAAGATCGGAGAGCAGCATTATCCTCCCATAACTACCAATCAACTCATGACTAGCGAACACTCATCAAGCATTGATCTATATTCCGAGGGAAGATGCGAAGATTTGGAGAGCTCCATTAATTATCCAATGCAATATGATTCCTGCTCGTCCAGCATGCTAACTGGATCATCACTTGATATCATGAGGACTGGAACAAGAACAGATGGGAAATGGATGCAGTTCTTATCCGAAGATGCATTTAACTTCACACCTCCACCACTTCCAAATTATGAAACGTCCGTTTCATACCCTCCATCAAAG GTTGATATAGCATTAGAGTGCGCGAGGTTGCAGCATCGATTCTCACTTCCTCCGTTGGAGGTTAAGGATCATGATCACTTCTCTCAAGCTGAATTCAGTGACTTCAGAATGTCACAGTCAATCCCCTTACATGAAAGTACTGCACATGAAACTGATATTTTGCAGGAAATCCTTTCTGTAGCTCAAGCTTCGCAGGAACTGATAAATCAATCCAACCTTCCGGACACATGGGGTGGAAATTATGCCCCTGatgatgatttttcttttctgattgACAGAGATACCCACAATCAAGCTGGTGACTTGAGTTTATATCATGAGAGATACATTGACAAGTCCTGGGAAGATTCAAGTAGAATTAGGACAATACAGATTGGAGATCTGGATGAAGATCTTCAGACAGAGAGGCTGGTAGCAGAGAACTTAAGATGGGTGGGAATGTCAAACAAAGATCTAGAGGAG AATGTTATGGAAGAACACAAGATTGTTCCAATAGAAGATATTTCAAGCTTccgaagaagagaagagaatgaCGAGTTTCAAG GAGAAAGCGGGGACAACAAAAGTTGTAAGGAATTCAATGACACAGAGATAAACATGGGTCTCCAGCCACTTGAATTCATCAACGAGGATGCACCAAATGAGAACTTGCAACTTGATGATGGAAACACGAATCGTGAAGATTATTCAAGTTCTCCAAGCTTCGAGGTCATTGAGGAAGTAAGAGTCAATCACGGAATGTTCATTTCAACTCGCCAGGTGGCCAAAACATTCTTTCACCAAACAGTGCCTTCGCAGACAGTTAAGATCCACCTAAACCCAGTGATGATGAGCAAGTTCTCAATTGAAAAGGCAGATAATTCCCAAATAGGATCAGATAATAAAGACTCTTTCTTTGGAAAGTTCAAGGCTGTCATCTGTATGGTCGCACTTTCTTTGGTGCACATATATCATGTTGGAGGATATATGGAGGAAGAGAAATTGATCGTGGATGGCTTTTCTGCATCTGGGAAAGTACTGAAAGGTTGCAGCTCTAACTATATGAAATACAGAAATGTCAGAAAAAGACCTGCAAGAATTGAGGCTGATGATCATAGGAAGAAAGAACATGAGGTTTCAGTGGTGATTAAAACGTCGGAAGGTGGGAATAGTTTTAGTACTTTTTCCAAAAGTACAAAGATTTTCCTCACCGTTTCTTTGGCTCTTTGTACCGTGTGGGCTAACCGCATTATATATGCCAACGCTtga
- the LOC122306788 gene encoding NAC domain-containing protein 86-like isoform X3 yields MAPVSFPPGFRFHPTDEELVAYYLKRKINGREIELEVIPEVDLYKCEPWDLPGKSLLPSKDLEWYFFSPRDRKYPNGSRTNRATKAGYWKATGKDRKVNSQTRAVGMKKTLVYYRGRAPHGARTGWVMHEYRLDERECETASGLQDAYALCRVFKKSTTGPKIGEQHYPPITTNQLMTSEHSSSIDLYSEGRCEDLESSINYPMQYDSCSSSMLTGSSLDIMRTGTRTDGKWMQFLSEDAFNFTPPPLPNYETSVSYPPSKQVDIALECARLQHRFSLPPLEEILSVAQASQELINQSNLPDTWGGNYAPDDDFSFLIDRDTHNQAGDLSLYHERYIDKSWEDSSRIRTIQIGDLDEDLQTERLVAENLRWVGMSNKDLEENVMEEHKIVPIEDISSFRRREENDEFQGESGDNKSCKEFNDTEINMGLQPLEFINEDAPNENLQLDDGNTNREDYSSSPSFEVIEEVRVNHGMFISTRQVAKTFFHQTVPSQTVKIHLNPVMMSKFSIEKADNSQIGSDNKDSFFGKFKAVICMVALSLVHIYHVGGYMEEEKLIVDGFSASGKVLKGCSSNYMKYRNVRKRPARIEADDHRKKEHEVSVVIKTSEGGNSFSTFSKSTKIFLTVSLALCTVWANRIIYANA; encoded by the exons ATGGCTCCAGTTTCATTTCCTCCTGGTTTTAGGTTCCACCCCACCGACGAGGAACTCGTTGCTTACTACCTCAAAAGAAAGATTAATGGCCGTGAAATTGAATTGGAGGTCATCCCTGAAGTTGATCTCTACAAATGTGAACCATGGGACTTGCCGG GCAAGTCATTATTGCCGAGCAAAGATCTGGAGTGGTATTTCTTTAGTCCACGGGATCGCAAGTATCCCAATGGATCAAGGACTAATCGTGCAACAAAAGCTGGATATTGGAAAGCCACAGGGAAGGATCGAAAAGTGAACTCTCAGACGCGTGCTGTGGGAATGAAGAAAACCCTAGTTTACTACCGAGGGAGAGCACCTCACGGTGCTCGAACAGGTTGGGTTATGCATGAATACCGTCTGGACGAGAGAGAATGTGAAACTGCTTCAGGCTTGCAG GACGCATATGCGCTTTGTCGTGTGTTCAAGAAGAGTACAACTGGTCCCAAGATCGGAGAGCAGCATTATCCTCCCATAACTACCAATCAACTCATGACTAGCGAACACTCATCAAGCATTGATCTATATTCCGAGGGAAGATGCGAAGATTTGGAGAGCTCCATTAATTATCCAATGCAATATGATTCCTGCTCGTCCAGCATGCTAACTGGATCATCACTTGATATCATGAGGACTGGAACAAGAACAGATGGGAAATGGATGCAGTTCTTATCCGAAGATGCATTTAACTTCACACCTCCACCACTTCCAAATTATGAAACGTCCGTTTCATACCCTCCATCAAAG CAGGTTGATATAGCATTAGAGTGCGCGAGGTTGCAGCATCGATTCTCACTTCCTCCGTTGGAG GAAATCCTTTCTGTAGCTCAAGCTTCGCAGGAACTGATAAATCAATCCAACCTTCCGGACACATGGGGTGGAAATTATGCCCCTGatgatgatttttcttttctgattgACAGAGATACCCACAATCAAGCTGGTGACTTGAGTTTATATCATGAGAGATACATTGACAAGTCCTGGGAAGATTCAAGTAGAATTAGGACAATACAGATTGGAGATCTGGATGAAGATCTTCAGACAGAGAGGCTGGTAGCAGAGAACTTAAGATGGGTGGGAATGTCAAACAAAGATCTAGAGGAG AATGTTATGGAAGAACACAAGATTGTTCCAATAGAAGATATTTCAAGCTTccgaagaagagaagagaatgaCGAGTTTCAAG GAGAAAGCGGGGACAACAAAAGTTGTAAGGAATTCAATGACACAGAGATAAACATGGGTCTCCAGCCACTTGAATTCATCAACGAGGATGCACCAAATGAGAACTTGCAACTTGATGATGGAAACACGAATCGTGAAGATTATTCAAGTTCTCCAAGCTTCGAGGTCATTGAGGAAGTAAGAGTCAATCACGGAATGTTCATTTCAACTCGCCAGGTGGCCAAAACATTCTTTCACCAAACAGTGCCTTCGCAGACAGTTAAGATCCACCTAAACCCAGTGATGATGAGCAAGTTCTCAATTGAAAAGGCAGATAATTCCCAAATAGGATCAGATAATAAAGACTCTTTCTTTGGAAAGTTCAAGGCTGTCATCTGTATGGTCGCACTTTCTTTGGTGCACATATATCATGTTGGAGGATATATGGAGGAAGAGAAATTGATCGTGGATGGCTTTTCTGCATCTGGGAAAGTACTGAAAGGTTGCAGCTCTAACTATATGAAATACAGAAATGTCAGAAAAAGACCTGCAAGAATTGAGGCTGATGATCATAGGAAGAAAGAACATGAGGTTTCAGTGGTGATTAAAACGTCGGAAGGTGGGAATAGTTTTAGTACTTTTTCCAAAAGTACAAAGATTTTCCTCACCGTTTCTTTGGCTCTTTGTACCGTGTGGGCTAACCGCATTATATATGCCAACGCTtga
- the LOC122306788 gene encoding NAC domain-containing protein 86-like isoform X4, whose amino-acid sequence MAPVSFPPGFRFHPTDEELVAYYLKRKINGREIELEVIPEVDLYKCEPWDLPGKSLLPSKDLEWYFFSPRDRKYPNGSRTNRATKAGYWKATGKDRKVNSQTRAVGMKKTLVYYRGRAPHGARTGWVMHEYRLDERECETASGLQDAYALCRVFKKSTTGPKIGEQHYPPITTNQLMTSEHSSSIDLYSEGRCEDLESSINYPMQYDSCSSSMLTGSSLDIMRTGTRTDGKWMQFLSEDAFNFTPPPLPNYETSVSYPPSKVDIALECARLQHRFSLPPLEEILSVAQASQELINQSNLPDTWGGNYAPDDDFSFLIDRDTHNQAGDLSLYHERYIDKSWEDSSRIRTIQIGDLDEDLQTERLVAENLRWVGMSNKDLEENVMEEHKIVPIEDISSFRRREENDEFQGESGDNKSCKEFNDTEINMGLQPLEFINEDAPNENLQLDDGNTNREDYSSSPSFEVIEEVRVNHGMFISTRQVAKTFFHQTVPSQTVKIHLNPVMMSKFSIEKADNSQIGSDNKDSFFGKFKAVICMVALSLVHIYHVGGYMEEEKLIVDGFSASGKVLKGCSSNYMKYRNVRKRPARIEADDHRKKEHEVSVVIKTSEGGNSFSTFSKSTKIFLTVSLALCTVWANRIIYANA is encoded by the exons ATGGCTCCAGTTTCATTTCCTCCTGGTTTTAGGTTCCACCCCACCGACGAGGAACTCGTTGCTTACTACCTCAAAAGAAAGATTAATGGCCGTGAAATTGAATTGGAGGTCATCCCTGAAGTTGATCTCTACAAATGTGAACCATGGGACTTGCCGG GCAAGTCATTATTGCCGAGCAAAGATCTGGAGTGGTATTTCTTTAGTCCACGGGATCGCAAGTATCCCAATGGATCAAGGACTAATCGTGCAACAAAAGCTGGATATTGGAAAGCCACAGGGAAGGATCGAAAAGTGAACTCTCAGACGCGTGCTGTGGGAATGAAGAAAACCCTAGTTTACTACCGAGGGAGAGCACCTCACGGTGCTCGAACAGGTTGGGTTATGCATGAATACCGTCTGGACGAGAGAGAATGTGAAACTGCTTCAGGCTTGCAG GACGCATATGCGCTTTGTCGTGTGTTCAAGAAGAGTACAACTGGTCCCAAGATCGGAGAGCAGCATTATCCTCCCATAACTACCAATCAACTCATGACTAGCGAACACTCATCAAGCATTGATCTATATTCCGAGGGAAGATGCGAAGATTTGGAGAGCTCCATTAATTATCCAATGCAATATGATTCCTGCTCGTCCAGCATGCTAACTGGATCATCACTTGATATCATGAGGACTGGAACAAGAACAGATGGGAAATGGATGCAGTTCTTATCCGAAGATGCATTTAACTTCACACCTCCACCACTTCCAAATTATGAAACGTCCGTTTCATACCCTCCATCAAAG GTTGATATAGCATTAGAGTGCGCGAGGTTGCAGCATCGATTCTCACTTCCTCCGTTGGAG GAAATCCTTTCTGTAGCTCAAGCTTCGCAGGAACTGATAAATCAATCCAACCTTCCGGACACATGGGGTGGAAATTATGCCCCTGatgatgatttttcttttctgattgACAGAGATACCCACAATCAAGCTGGTGACTTGAGTTTATATCATGAGAGATACATTGACAAGTCCTGGGAAGATTCAAGTAGAATTAGGACAATACAGATTGGAGATCTGGATGAAGATCTTCAGACAGAGAGGCTGGTAGCAGAGAACTTAAGATGGGTGGGAATGTCAAACAAAGATCTAGAGGAG AATGTTATGGAAGAACACAAGATTGTTCCAATAGAAGATATTTCAAGCTTccgaagaagagaagagaatgaCGAGTTTCAAG GAGAAAGCGGGGACAACAAAAGTTGTAAGGAATTCAATGACACAGAGATAAACATGGGTCTCCAGCCACTTGAATTCATCAACGAGGATGCACCAAATGAGAACTTGCAACTTGATGATGGAAACACGAATCGTGAAGATTATTCAAGTTCTCCAAGCTTCGAGGTCATTGAGGAAGTAAGAGTCAATCACGGAATGTTCATTTCAACTCGCCAGGTGGCCAAAACATTCTTTCACCAAACAGTGCCTTCGCAGACAGTTAAGATCCACCTAAACCCAGTGATGATGAGCAAGTTCTCAATTGAAAAGGCAGATAATTCCCAAATAGGATCAGATAATAAAGACTCTTTCTTTGGAAAGTTCAAGGCTGTCATCTGTATGGTCGCACTTTCTTTGGTGCACATATATCATGTTGGAGGATATATGGAGGAAGAGAAATTGATCGTGGATGGCTTTTCTGCATCTGGGAAAGTACTGAAAGGTTGCAGCTCTAACTATATGAAATACAGAAATGTCAGAAAAAGACCTGCAAGAATTGAGGCTGATGATCATAGGAAGAAAGAACATGAGGTTTCAGTGGTGATTAAAACGTCGGAAGGTGGGAATAGTTTTAGTACTTTTTCCAAAAGTACAAAGATTTTCCTCACCGTTTCTTTGGCTCTTTGTACCGTGTGGGCTAACCGCATTATATATGCCAACGCTtga